TGAGAATAAAGGGCACAACAATAAAGACAGACTGATAAAACACCCTACACCTGGCAAGGAAACATAGTTCAGACAAACTAGTGGTACAGGACAACCTGCAAGTGTGCAAAACCAGGGCAGTTTGCTTATCATGATGCTATAAACTAAATCCAGACACAGTCAGGTGCTGAGCATTGTTCCTGGCATCAAAGTAGGAGGTGTCAGTTTCATCATCCGGCTGAGGTATGAAGGGCATCGCTTGATTCGGTAGATTATCCCAGTCCACACCATGGAAGAGGGGAtgctgcttcagctctgcaACAGAAGTTGATAAAAGCATTGTGAGCCTCCTTTGGTTCAAGCCTCATAGTCACCTCGTCCCCTCAGTGGGTAACTCAAATTTGCTCTACTTCCCCCCTTTTGGAAACTCAAACACATGCAAATTGCAGCTGGGCTTCAATTACCACAAACCTCAAGTACTTAAAGTCCTTCTACAGGGCATTGGTATAGCACATACTGTGTTCCTTTATACACTCAGTAAAAGCAGGCTGACTCCAAAGGAAAAGCTCCTTTGCATTAACTTCTGGAGGATGCTTTTAATCAAGGTTCCTAAAATCGGTTAGGTTAAACCCAGCAAATAGCTGTTAGTTATGTAAGAATAACCTTTGGAGCATCAGGTGTCAAAACACTAAACATCCACAGCAAAACTGCAGTAAACCAGAAgttcaattaaaaaaattgcACTCTCCATGCCACAAAAAATGAATTCCTTATTCCAAAGGGCACAAGAAATACAGGAAAGACCACAGCTTGTTCTGGTACTATTCATGGAACCTGAAAAGTCCAAGTTTCACAAGGAAGACATCACCACTGAGActgagaacagaacaggttggaagagacctttaagatcaagtccaacctatcatccaacactatctaatcaactaaaccatggcaccaagcaccccatccagtctcttcctaacacctccagtgatggtgactccaccaccgccctgggaagcccattccaatggccaatcactatgaagaacatccagcctaaacctcccctggtacagcttgagactgtgtcctctcgttctagtgctggttgcctgggagaagagaccaacccccacctggctacaacctcccttcaggtagttgtagagagcaataaggtctcctctgagcctcctcttctccaggctaagcaaccccagctccctcagcctctcctcacagggcttgtgctccaaaccaaaTAAAGGAGTTTTAATACCAACCCTTCAGACCAGCTCTCTTGGTGCTGTCAATGGTTAGAAGAATGTCTATTGCATTTTGAGCATTATCagacagcttctcctcaccctcaggCCAGGGAATATCTACAGAGAGATGCAAACAAGTCAGTAACTCAAACCATAAACCAAATGTTGGCATTGCATACTTCCCCTAGTTAATGAAAACTGATTACCTCTTCTCAAAATGTTTTGGAAGACTTGGGTGGGGGTTTCATCATTAAAAGGTGGAACTCCAGTTAGAAACTCAAACAGACACACTCCAAGGGCCCACCAGTCTACAGCAGAATCTGGTAAGAGAAACCCAGGTCATTACACTGACACAAAAGTTTAATCATATTTGCAGAGACTGGAAGGTTAGCCATGGCAAAAATTGAAGAGTGTTTAAATCctgaaaaaattctttaaaataaagagaaaataagTTGTACTTAATATATTTTAATCTTCTGCATGATTAAAGTGCTTCTTAAAGCCAGTCTTGTCCTTAATTGATTACAGGTAATAGCTGCTTTTACTGGTAAAAGCAAGGAGGCTTTTAGGAACAAGCTAATTACCCACTCCCATCACAGAGAATCCAGGAGCTGATGTGTCCAAGAAAGTGTGTTGTGAGAAGAAACAGCTGGCTTAAcacctgctccacagcctggaTGAATGCTCTGTGTTGTGACCTACATCTTTGTCTTGGTTCTTTGAGAAAACTCCAAGAACCCAAACTACTGAACTTCATTTTCATTTGTCTAAACTTACATCAAAACACTGGCAacaggctgcagggacaagTCAGCACACAAGCAGCTGGAGTCACTTTCCACTGCACCACAGCTGATTAGGGCAATGTGTGTGTTAGTAGCCATCTCTCCTTTattaattttggttttctaCCTTCTATTTCCCCCCCAAACTCATTTTATTAACCTACTCAAAAAcaagcaggcaaagcaaccccagACACCACTGCATGCATTCTGAGCTTTCTACACCTTTAAGCCATGCCCACTCAACTGTATAAAAAAATAGATGCCACACTTGCTGCAAAAAGAATCTCTGAAACAGAGGAAGTGTAGTTTTTTGGCATACAGAAAACAGATAACCAACTTCCAAGTTAAAAACCCAAATGTCTTAAGTAATTTCAAAAGGACTATTGACTAAATTTAGAACAGCTGAAAACTGAAGTGTGTACCTAGTAATCTAGTGCACTTCTAGCAGCTTTGAATAGCAGCGTAAGTGCCCCACCAAGCTAAGCATCAGAGCAGTGAGAGATCACATCCACTGTTAGAAGTACTTGAGTGTTCAGATAAAATATTCCCTGCTTCAGTCAAAGTCTAACAAGATCACAGCTCTGAACCATGAAGTAACACAGGTTtcacctggtctagtggagggtgcCCCTGCTCATAGAagggggttgcaactagatgatccaaaccattctatcaatctGTGGGAGTTTAACCAAAGATGAGATTAACTCCTACCACATGCCTGCAAGCAAAAACCAGAAGTACCAGGTCTTGAACCCTCTTCACCCAAACACAGTAAGTCAGTGCATGAAGTGAAAGGAGGCAATGACAAAGCGTCTCTGGTTTATGTTCTGTTACACAATGCCAATGGCAACTTCACTCCTGAAGTGCAGGCTTAGGTGTGATTTCTGATAGCCCAGTCACAGTGATGCTGATGGTTCCTGAATCTTTTGAGGAAGCATCATGTGTCCATAAGTGGAGTGCACACTGGGCATATCTGAAACATTGTTCACCCAGAGTGTTTTCTTGGAAAGTGTGATCTAGTTATACTTTGACTATCCAGTTATGCTGAGCGCTCCATTTCTGCACAGCATGTATCGAACTCACCAGAGATCAGAGTCCCTGCGTATGAAAAGACAATGAAGAACATTACAATTATTGCAAAAAACCCTACCAAACACAAACATCAAACAACAGGTAGGATTTTCTGAAGGCATAGGAATGCAGATTATATTTTTTACCCCCCCTCTTGAGGTAGTAGCTCAACCATAAAAGGAAGATGACAATGTTAAATCTGAGTTAGAAATAAAATAGTTTTATAATGTGATTCTAGTTTGGGATCACAGCTGCACTTAGAAGCAGAAACAGCGAGGGAAAACTTGAGTTTCAAAGCCAGAACACTCTGGCTTTACTGAAGGTACCCATTATGTTACTTGAAGGGTTTAGAATTCTAAAGACATATGGAAATGTAACTATGTCACCTTTCAAGTATTTACAGCCTCCACGTTTGTCTGCCTTACCATGGGATTTTGTCAAGAGCAGCTCAGGTGCCAGGTAGTCCGGGGTCCCTAGGATGCGTTCACCGTCCACTGGGGCAGCTCCTCTTCTTACACTCTTTGGAGTCCTGTGTGGTGCACCAGCATCTCCAGGTGTCTCAAAGATGCAACAAAGATTTCAGATGTTAAACAAAACCAGCTGAGAAACTGCCATCTCCAGGTTTAGTAAGAGATATAACAGGTGTTTAGTAATGAGTACAACAGGTGATGCCAACTAACCAAATCAAAGACTCCTCATTACATCAGGAAACCTTCAACTACTCACAGGGAGCACCACTCTGCACTACAAGCTGGATGAGACAAAAGTCCTCTGCAAGTGTGAAGgattgctcagggaagtggacAGACAACGCATGTTGAGCTAGAGGTAAACCAGGGGAcaccagtgtgaggtgtccctgcccatggcaggggggttggaactagatgatccttgtggtcccttccaaccctgactgatactacaaTACTTACTGCTAAGCTTTTACAGAAATTTGACAGACTACCCCAAACTACTTGTTTTGCCTAAGTTAACAGCTGAAATAATTTTAGAGCACTAATGTCTAACACACGCACAAAGTTTCTACGTGTCTCCTGACATACCTGATAGACCCTGTATGGTCTTCCTTTCTGTAATGGAGTAATAGCTGTTGGGTAAGAGCCACTGCAAGCAGGTGAAAGATCCATTATATCTAAGGAAGTCATGCTGCATGGCTCAGATACATTGGATAGATTAATTGGACTATTATAGCTTCGAAAAACAACAGCATTTTTTTTGAGGGCACTCAGTGCTTCCATGACCTTTTCTGGAGGAGAAAATACTGCATCAAGGGAAGTTTCTTCCACATGTTTTTGATCATTATGCTTGTTGTGATGCAAGAGCTTGCTGTCCTGGACAGTATGTGCTTCCTCTCCATTTTGCAAGGCATCTCGGGACTCTGGAGATGTCACCAGCACACCTTCTGCCTTTGGTTCCTCAAAGGAAAGGTCTTTCACACTTCTGTCCAAATCTGAAAGCTGCTTTTCTAAATGGCTTTCAGTAACAGACATTTCTGTTAACTCAGAATCTGCACTGAGGATTCCTAAAGGTTTTTCATCATCAGTGCCCAAGAAACTCGAGTTCATGTACTCTTTTGTATCCTGCTTTTCACAGTCTGCATCCAGATCACACATGAGATTTTTGGCAATAGATGGAGTAAGTTGGTTTTTAACTATTTGCGGGTTACCAAGAGAGCTCTTCATTTCCTCCTTGCTTTCACAGGGGTTAAGTAGGTGTCCatcctcagagagcatcaaggaCTGAATGTCTGCTGTCAGACCTGTCCTTTTGCTTGCCCCAAACTCCAAGATCTGACAGCCGCGCTTATATTCTGCATTGCTTTTTTTGACGTAGTTAAGCTCCTGACAAGGACTGGTGTCCACTAGTGCAAAGCTTCTTTTCACACCTGGCTTTTCAAGAGTGTCTTCCTCTTTGAAGGGCTTGACAGGCTCATTCTCCCTTGAAGAGGACTGCTGTTGATTGGAAGTTTCTGCTGTTTCATTAGCCATCTCTCTTTTATTTACAAAGTGCTTTTCTTCCCAAATCTCATCTTCAGAAAGACATTTTCTGACTATGCCTTTCACATCCAGTGTGGTCACAGGAGTATCTATTATATGAGAATATtcacttcccagctgctgcctgctgccagaatCATTGCTGCTGAAGGGAGAAATGGCAGACTCCAGCTCTTCTTTCCTGATGTTTTTAACACCTTTGCTGTTCAGGAATTCTGCACTGGAAGGGAGAGCTGTTTTGCCTGTTGCAGAAAACACTTCATCTTCACTTTGCTGCAAGTAAGCACATGAAGTTTTGagtattgaaaaaaaaacagggcTACATCTGTATGGAGGTGTATTCTTTAAACTACCTTATTTCCACTTCCACACAGAACTACAAAATGGGAAGCATTACTTGTTCTTTGTAGCCACTAGTTGGTTTTGTGATTTTTGTTAAGAAGTTCTTAGTTTctaagaaaccccaaaccaaagaaCCCCACCATAAACCCTGTGGTATACACTTCAcagatgggaaaaaagaaatctgataTTATGGGAAATGGACAGATAAAACAATTATAAACTGTTTTAACCGTAAGTTTCTGTGTGATCTAAACAGTAATTGTGCTAAGGGACTAAAGACCACAGCAGCATTTTTGTGCAGGTCTGTATTAGTACAGGATTTCATTAACAGTTTAAGACAGGAGGTATTTCCTATCAGCTGTAATTACTGGTGTTGGGTTAATTGACACAAAACCCTTCAGTACTACAAACCTTAAACATTTTTAGTGGCCAGAAGTTT
The Dryobates pubescens isolate bDryPub1 chromosome 21, bDryPub1.pri, whole genome shotgun sequence DNA segment above includes these coding regions:
- the MASTL gene encoding serine/threonine-protein kinase greatwall, yielding MKKADMINKNMVHQVQAERDALALSKSPFIVHLYYSLQSANNVYLVMEYLIGGDVKSLLHIYGYFDEEMAIKYISEAALALDYLHRHGIIHRDLKPDNMLISNQGHIKLTDFGLSRVTLNREINMVDILTTPSMAKPKQDYSRTPGQLLSLISSLGFYTPVGMKMPEHNSSQSSDSLHGMLSPLPTIPKEATPLSSKLFKTCLDTSQLTPVMPVRSLTASLLQSRNRFGTSSASSQSVTCLSGMESESCSSPRWERDVEQSEDEVFSATGKTALPSSAEFLNSKGVKNIRKEELESAISPFSSNDSGSRQQLGSEYSHIIDTPVTTLDVKGIVRKCLSEDEIWEEKHFVNKREMANETAETSNQQQSSSRENEPVKPFKEEDTLEKPGVKRSFALVDTSPCQELNYVKKSNAEYKRGCQILEFGASKRTGLTADIQSLMLSEDGHLLNPCESKEEMKSSLGNPQIVKNQLTPSIAKNLMCDLDADCEKQDTKEYMNSSFLGTDDEKPLGILSADSELTEMSVTESHLEKQLSDLDRSVKDLSFEEPKAEGVLVTSPESRDALQNGEEAHTVQDSKLLHHNKHNDQKHVEETSLDAVFSPPEKVMEALSALKKNAVVFRSYNSPINLSNVSEPCSMTSLDIMDLSPACSGSYPTAITPLQKGRPYRVYQTPGDAGAPHRTPKSVRRGAAPVDGERILGTPDYLAPELLLTKSHDSAVDWWALGVCLFEFLTGVPPFNDETPTQVFQNILRRDIPWPEGEEKLSDNAQNAIDILLTIDSTKRAGLKELKQHPLFHGVDWDNLPNQAMPFIPQPDDETDTSYFDARNNAQHLTVSGFSL